CGTTGATAGAGGCCGTCGAAGTGACGGACCCCGATCGTGTCGCGTCGGGCGCGGTCGAGTTGGGCCGCACAAGAGGGAGCCGCCAGCAAATTCCAGTTAAGCCCAATCTGAGACAGAATCTTATGATTCAGGGCATCGATCGCCGACCGCGACACCGACAGATCCGGCGGCTCGGCGGGCGCACTGGGCGGGTTGAGCTTCCAATCCGCGAATCGGCTGTATTGGATGGCCTCGGTGGCGCTGATCTGGTCCCGGAAGACGCGGGTTACGTATTCCGGGTCGATGTCCTCGCTGGTGGCATCGTCGCGCAACTTGGTGAGTTGTTGCTCGACGCGAGCAGGGTCCTCGATTGCGGAATGCATGCTCCACTTGAAGGCGGCCACCGGGTCGGCGACCTCCAACCGCTCTGCGGCGGCGTCGACCAACTCGATTAGCTGGCTGGAACTGTCGGCTTGCACCTGCGGTGGGATCAGTGGGGCAACCGGCGACAGGAGGACGCCCATCAAAACGACGAGGCGGCTGAGAGTGCAGATAAAGCCGATCCTAGCGCATCAGCCACGATGTGCGCCGACTGTCGCTATAGCATCGATCACCGCCAGCGGATTATCAAGTGCGACGAACGTTTTCGCTCCGGGTACCTCGATCATTGTGGAGTTCGGGAACAGCGCGGCCAGTCGCCGAGCCAGCGATGGGGTGAAACACCGGTCGCCCATTCCCCACACCAACGTGACCGGTTTGGTGAAT
The nucleotide sequence above comes from Mycobacterium decipiens. Encoded proteins:
- a CDS encoding chorismate mutase: MCTLSRLVVLMGVLLSPVAPLIPPQVQADSSSQLIELVDAAAERLEVADPVAAFKWSMHSAIEDPARVEQQLTKLRDDATSEDIDPEYVTRVFRDQISATEAIQYSRFADWKLNPPSAPAEPPDLSVSRSAIDALNHKILSQIGLNWNLLAAPSCAAQLDRARRDTIGVRHFDGLYQRALTRATQSYCQVPLPA